The DNA segment ATTCATGCGGTCACTGCCGCTGGGTTTGAGATAAAAGTCGTTTTATTTCTCTTAGCTACTATGATTACACTCATCGTTACATAAACACTAGCAACTTGCGTTACTCTAACGCAAGTTGCTAGTTGTCGGCATATTCAAACCAACAACCCCTAATCCCCGTACGAATTGTATCATTTCTGTAGGTTGAATCTCGACCTACAGGTTCTGATGGATTTTTAATAACTAGCAACTTAGATTACTCTAGTAAAAAACAAGGATTTCTCTGCTAGAATAGACATAAATTTGGTAAAGTCCATATATCGCCATAACACCGCGTCATCAGGCGGAGGATTGAACCAACTATTTTCTTGGGACATCTATACACCTCGTATCGAAGTAGAATATTGAAAAGTGTCTAACAGTCAGAACTATACATCACACAGCTCAACTATCATAAATCCCTTACGGCTGCCACCCCTCCACCAAGTTCCGTTCAATCTTTATCACCCGCCCAAGGATAATCATCTCCTCCGTGACAACAATCGGCGCATAGTTCGGGTTCGCGGACACCAACGCCGCGCTGTGATCGTAGAGGTAGAGTCGTTTACACGTCACATGCCCATCCATATACACAGCGACAACCGTCTTGTTGTTCCACTCCGGTCCCGGCTCGATGAGGAGCAGATCGCCATCGAGGATGAGCGGCGCCATTGAGTCGCCTCTGGCACGCAGAAAGAACCGACCTCTCCCAATTTTGTCTCGGTATACATGCTGATAACCCACAATATCTCCTTGACCCACCTGATCCAAGTCACCGCACGGGATGTCGCCCAAGACAGGCACCGCGACGAAATCGTCATCGGTCACCGGTTCCGCCTCGTCCAAGTGCGTCCAGTTACCAATCTTGAACGGGTTCCGAAGGGTTGCCAACGTTCGAGGGGGCGAATCGTCCTTCGCAATCAGGTCATCGACCGTGATCCGCCGATTGAGTGCTTCCGTAAAGCAATCCGCGATCGCCACCAGGATCTGCGGCTTCGGTGCCTGCGTATCCCCGCGAACAATTTTATGGATGGCGGTCTGCCCAATCCCAGCGGCTTCCGCCAAGTCCTTTTGCGTAATTTTTATCCCCTTCCGCTTACACTCCAACATCAGTTCATCAATTAACAGACTCATAATATCACCTCAAGAGAAATTATTCACTTCACCATAAAACCATATTGACAAACTCCCCTTTTAGTGATATAATTCTCTAATAAGGAAGTGTGTAGTAAGATTTACGCCCAAACGGGGCGACAGTTTTCCACTGAAACTATATTATTGCACACTTCCGCAAATTTTTCAAGGAGCAATCCGAAAAGTGGACTTTTCACTTGAGACACTCATCAACGAGAGTGGACTCCGCAAAAACTATATCGCCGAGTGCTTGGGCATCTCCGAGCAGTCGTTCTGCAACAAGCTGAAGAATCGACGCCGGTTCCGAGAAGCTGAAATCACAAAACTGAGCCAAACCCTGATGGTGTCCGAACGGATCATTCGACGGCTCTGTTGTAACAATTGATGGGCGACTGGTATGGGTTCCGGACGTGAAACGTGAATAGAGGTGTAGAAAGCATCCGCTAATCTACGCCAATCTTCGCTAATCTTTTTGATTCGTGGTGATTCGCGGAGGTCTTCGCAGACAAGAGAGATGAGGACGATTTTCTTTAATGGGCCGAAAGGGCACCGATGGGTTACGACGGTCGCCCCGACGGACGAGAACCCTTCGGCACCACCGCCGCCAGCGCCCGATGATCGCGCCGTGGATCGCCGGCGGTTCTTCGGGTTTCTGAACGCGATGCGTACTCAACTGGAACAGCATGGGGTGTCTGGTGACGATGTGCGGTGGTATTATGCCAAGCGGTTCGGCACAGCCGCTCCTGACACCACAAATTGTGCCAACCTT comes from the Candidatus Poribacteria bacterium genome and includes:
- a CDS encoding helix-turn-helix domain-containing protein translates to MSLLIDELMLECKRKGIKITQKDLAEAAGIGQTAIHKIVRGDTQAPKPQILVAIADCFTEALNRRITVDDLIAKDDSPPRTLATLRNPFKIGNWTHLDEAEPVTDDDFVAVPVLGDIPCGDLDQVGQGDIVGYQHVYRDKIGRGRFFLRARGDSMAPLILDGDLLLIEPGPEWNNKTVVAVYMDGHVTCKRLYLYDHSAALVSANPNYAPIVVTEEMIILGRVIKIERNLVEGWQP